Proteins encoded together in one Planctomyces sp. SH-PL14 window:
- the rsfS gene encoding ribosome silencing factor — MNASGADNAVRAAQACDAMRGKETVVLDLRAVTPLFDFFVISTGSNTRQTRAMAEEVNRVLKGQGSPRQAVEGLEPGSWIVQDYGDIVLHVFTPEDRDRYDLEHLWGDAPKIEWSKLILDGAVSA; from the coding sequence GTGAACGCGTCCGGCGCCGACAATGCCGTACGCGCGGCTCAAGCCTGCGATGCCATGCGTGGCAAGGAGACCGTGGTTCTCGATCTCCGCGCTGTCACGCCTCTCTTTGACTTCTTCGTCATCTCCACCGGCAGCAATACCCGCCAGACCCGCGCCATGGCCGAAGAGGTCAACCGCGTCCTGAAGGGGCAAGGCTCTCCGCGACAGGCGGTCGAAGGACTGGAGCCCGGAAGCTGGATCGTGCAGGACTACGGAGACATCGTCCTCCATGTCTTCACGCCGGAAGACCGCGACCGCTATGACCTCGAACACCTGTGGGGCGATGCTCCCAAGATCGAGTGGTCAAAGCTGATCCTGGACGGGGCGGTCTCTGCCTGA
- a CDS encoding PQQ-binding-like beta-propeller repeat protein codes for MNRFGSAVLILLGMATPAHSDWPEFRGPTGQGVATGAKIPTQWSDSENVAWKVPVPGVAWSSPVLVGNRIFLTTAVETAEETKSYSLETLALDKNTGKTLWTRKLFHHAADVEIHSKNSHASPTPLVADGVIYVHYGPHGTAALTLEGEVIWTNNELTYSPQHGNGGSPALAGDVLVICCDGSDKQFVVGLDRKTGKVRWNVERAVKPSKGFSFSTPLLVTINGQLQAICPGSDAVYAYAPETGEEVWRCRYAGGYSVVPRPVYAGGLVFICTGYNKAKLLAIDPTGTGDVTETHLRWQIDKGVPYNPSVVAVGEELYLVSDNGIATCADLQTGKVNWQERLGGNFSASLLAAGDHVYFQDEHGKAIVVRAGKTFEKVSENEFVKDERTFASYAVDGGALFIRSEKHLFRIEEGAKLQVSAN; via the coding sequence GTGAATCGGTTCGGATCTGCAGTCCTCATTCTGCTCGGCATGGCCACCCCCGCCCACAGCGACTGGCCGGAATTCCGCGGACCAACCGGGCAGGGAGTCGCCACCGGCGCGAAGATCCCCACACAGTGGTCCGACTCAGAAAACGTCGCCTGGAAGGTGCCGGTTCCCGGAGTCGCCTGGTCCTCCCCGGTCCTCGTTGGCAATCGGATCTTCCTGACGACGGCCGTCGAGACCGCGGAAGAAACGAAGTCGTATTCCCTGGAGACACTCGCGCTCGACAAGAACACCGGCAAGACCCTCTGGACCCGCAAGCTGTTTCACCACGCGGCCGACGTCGAGATCCATTCGAAGAACAGCCACGCCAGCCCGACCCCGCTGGTGGCCGACGGCGTGATCTACGTCCACTACGGCCCGCACGGAACGGCAGCCCTCACGCTTGAGGGCGAAGTGATCTGGACCAACAACGAACTCACCTACAGTCCACAGCACGGCAACGGCGGCTCTCCCGCGCTGGCGGGGGACGTGCTCGTCATCTGCTGCGACGGTTCGGACAAGCAGTTCGTCGTCGGTCTCGACCGCAAGACCGGGAAGGTCCGCTGGAACGTCGAACGCGCCGTCAAACCATCCAAAGGCTTCTCGTTTTCGACTCCGCTGCTGGTCACGATCAACGGCCAGCTCCAGGCGATCTGCCCCGGCAGCGATGCTGTCTATGCCTACGCCCCCGAAACCGGCGAAGAGGTCTGGCGATGCCGGTACGCCGGCGGCTACTCGGTGGTCCCGCGTCCGGTCTATGCCGGGGGGCTCGTCTTCATCTGCACGGGTTACAACAAGGCGAAGCTCCTCGCCATCGATCCGACCGGAACGGGTGACGTGACTGAGACCCATCTCCGATGGCAGATCGACAAGGGGGTTCCCTACAACCCGTCGGTCGTGGCTGTGGGCGAGGAGCTGTATCTCGTCTCCGACAACGGAATCGCCACCTGCGCCGACCTTCAGACAGGAAAGGTCAACTGGCAGGAGCGGCTGGGTGGGAACTTCTCGGCCTCGCTCCTCGCCGCAGGGGACCACGTCTACTTCCAGGACGAACACGGGAAGGCGATTGTCGTCCGGGCCGGCAAGACCTTTGAGAAGGTGTCCGAGAACGAGTTCGTCAAAGACGAGCGGACCTTTGCTTCCTACGCCGTCGATGGCGGTGCGCTGTTCATCCGGAGCGAAAAGCACCTGTTCCGGATCGAAGAAGGGGCGAAGCTGCAGGTCTCTGCGAACTAG
- a CDS encoding sensor histidine kinase: MNQGVTESRVDIEVLEAEVRQLRQQLLQAQKMVSIGALSSSMTHEFNNILTTVINYAKMGLRHKLPADRDKAFEKILAAGQRATRMTTGMLAFARAKGDHREPLSVARIVEDVLVLAEKDLQMHRVRLETRLEDDVYAEMNAGQIQQVVLNLIVNARQAMSQGGVGGGGNLTVGVRKNVDEGFAEISVRDTGSGIPADALPRIFDPYFTTKKPDENGQGGTGLGLALCRQVVESHRGRVRVESVLGKGTTFTIKLPLVAAPIVHQKAMAGRA; the protein is encoded by the coding sequence ATGAATCAGGGCGTCACGGAAAGTCGCGTCGACATCGAGGTCCTTGAGGCCGAGGTCCGGCAGTTGCGCCAGCAGTTGCTTCAGGCGCAGAAGATGGTGTCGATCGGGGCCCTCAGCTCGTCGATGACGCACGAGTTCAACAACATCCTCACGACCGTCATCAACTACGCCAAGATGGGGTTGCGGCACAAGTTGCCCGCAGACCGCGACAAGGCGTTCGAGAAGATCCTGGCGGCCGGCCAGCGGGCGACGCGGATGACGACGGGGATGCTCGCTTTCGCCCGGGCGAAGGGAGACCACCGGGAGCCGCTGAGCGTCGCCCGGATTGTGGAAGATGTTCTCGTTCTGGCTGAGAAAGACCTGCAGATGCACCGGGTTCGGCTGGAGACCCGTCTGGAGGACGATGTCTACGCGGAGATGAACGCGGGGCAGATCCAGCAGGTGGTCCTGAATCTGATCGTCAATGCCCGGCAGGCGATGTCCCAGGGGGGCGTCGGCGGAGGAGGGAATCTCACGGTCGGCGTCCGGAAGAATGTGGACGAAGGTTTTGCCGAGATCTCGGTGCGTGACACGGGCAGCGGCATTCCGGCCGACGCGTTGCCGCGGATTTTTGATCCGTACTTCACGACGAAGAAGCCGGACGAGAACGGTCAGGGGGGGACGGGGCTGGGTCTGGCGCTTTGCCGGCAGGTGGTGGAGAGCCATCGTGGGCGGGTGCGGGTTGAGAGCGTCCTGGGCAAGGGGACGACGTTTACGATCAAGCTGCCGCTGGTTGCGGCTCCGATCGTTCATCAGAAGGCGATGGCCGGTCGGGCGTAG
- a CDS encoding transposase produces MPHQDLSPDVALNSRHLEKALQWLLAGTDWKTILFRHDCTWTPPLLVRAALLWAWSDEQTLQERFVTTHRLMAHLFPHHGPLAGSSQAFMKLLRRWTVPLVYLLTTALRKRIRQTLPRQWESCGLVVYGVDGSRVELPRTQSHETAYAPSFKRSIRKRRHRRQRTRTAAGAKAARVPQMWLTTLFHVGTGLPWDWRIGPADSSEREHALQMLQDLPEGSLMTADAGFVGYDFARKVLGSGRHLLVRVGANVKLLRKLGFVRESQGTVYVWPDEAAKRLDPPLVFRLIVAQGPRSPISLLTSVRDPKILSDRAVLDLYRKRWGVELFYRTLKQTFGRRKLRSLSSLNAAVELEWSLVGLWGMGLSVAVELAKAQVPLSRISMAGVLRSFRRLIRDYRHPVVRGQTLCAMLRESVTDPYERKNKASRDYTRRKKERPAGSPKITNATSQQIDQARRLKLLNRG; encoded by the coding sequence ATGCCGCATCAAGACCTGTCTCCGGATGTTGCGCTCAATTCTCGGCATCTCGAGAAAGCTCTGCAATGGCTTCTGGCTGGGACGGACTGGAAGACCATCCTCTTCCGGCACGACTGCACGTGGACGCCACCACTGTTGGTTCGAGCCGCCCTTCTGTGGGCCTGGTCCGATGAGCAGACACTGCAGGAACGGTTTGTCACGACCCACAGGCTGATGGCGCATCTGTTCCCCCATCACGGCCCTCTGGCCGGGTCGTCCCAGGCCTTCATGAAGCTCCTCCGACGCTGGACCGTTCCCCTGGTCTATCTTCTCACGACGGCTCTCCGAAAGCGGATTCGCCAGACGCTCCCCCGGCAGTGGGAATCCTGCGGTCTGGTGGTCTACGGGGTCGATGGCAGCCGAGTGGAGCTCCCTCGCACCCAGTCCCACGAGACGGCCTATGCCCCGTCGTTCAAGAGATCGATCCGGAAGAGGCGCCACCGCCGCCAACGGACGAGAACAGCCGCCGGGGCCAAGGCGGCCCGCGTTCCCCAGATGTGGCTGACGACCTTGTTCCATGTCGGGACGGGGCTTCCGTGGGACTGGCGGATCGGCCCCGCCGACAGCAGTGAGCGGGAACACGCCCTTCAGATGCTCCAGGACCTGCCCGAGGGAAGCTTGATGACGGCGGACGCCGGCTTCGTGGGCTATGACTTCGCCCGGAAAGTCCTGGGAAGCGGCCGGCATCTGCTGGTTCGGGTGGGAGCGAACGTCAAGCTTCTGCGGAAGCTGGGGTTCGTGCGGGAATCGCAAGGAACCGTCTACGTCTGGCCTGACGAGGCCGCCAAACGGCTCGATCCGCCTCTGGTGTTCCGGCTGATCGTGGCCCAGGGACCGAGATCTCCGATCTCTCTGCTCACGAGCGTCCGGGACCCGAAGATCTTGAGCGACCGGGCGGTCCTGGACCTGTACCGCAAACGCTGGGGAGTGGAACTGTTCTATCGAACCCTGAAGCAGACGTTCGGTCGACGAAAACTCCGCAGCCTGTCCTCCCTGAATGCCGCGGTCGAGCTCGAATGGTCGCTGGTCGGCCTGTGGGGCATGGGACTGTCGGTTGCAGTGGAACTGGCGAAGGCCCAGGTTCCGCTGTCTCGAATCAGCATGGCGGGAGTCTTGCGGTCGTTCCGTCGACTGATACGGGACTACCGGCATCCCGTTGTTCGAGGTCAGACGCTGTGCGCGATGCTGCGTGAATCCGTCACCGACCCGTATGAGCGGAAGAACAAGGCCAGCCGGGACTACACACGGAGGAAGAAGGAGCGGCCGGCGGGATCGCCAAAGATCACCAACGCCACGTCCCAGCAGATCGACCAGGCCAGGAGACTCAAGCTCCTCAACCGGGGTTAA